A genome region from Indicator indicator isolate 239-I01 chromosome 24, UM_Iind_1.1, whole genome shotgun sequence includes the following:
- the FKBP1A gene encoding peptidyl-prolyl cis-trans isomerase FKBP1A produces the protein MGVHVETIAPGDGRTFPKRGQTCVVHYTGMLEDGKKFDSSRDRNKPFKFVMGKQEVIRGWEEGVAQMSVGQRAKMTISPDYAYGSTGHPGIIPPNATLIFDVELMKLE, from the exons ATGGGCGTGCATGTGGAGACCATCGCCCCCGGCGACG GGCGGACGTTCCCCAAGCGCGGCCAGACCTGCGTGGTTCACTACACGG GGATGCTGGAGGATGGGAAGAAGTTCGACTCCTCCCGGGACAGGAACAAGCCCTTCAAGTTCGTGATGGGCAAGCAGGAGGTGATCCGCGGCTGGGAGGAAGGAGTCGCtcag ATGAGCGTTGGCCAGCGGGCAAAGATGACCATCTCCCCAGACTATGCCTATGGCTCCACTGGCCACCCAGGGATCATCCCCCCCAATGCCACTCTCATCTTTGATGTGGAGCTCATGAAACTGGAGTGa